Proteins found in one Oncorhynchus mykiss isolate Arlee chromosome 17, USDA_OmykA_1.1, whole genome shotgun sequence genomic segment:
- the LOC110493772 gene encoding tripartite motif-containing protein 35, whose protein sequence is MAASVSELLLTILEKLNNKEMERFNWELCNSNLKDFPNISKAHLENVTRHATVDRMVETYCDEGAVNVTIMILSNMNRNKLAMSLKRDLPEEESTQKKRREEGKSVSGRPEDDLRSDLTRLEEKLEKCINARESYNSMTQHTKDQEVDTTRRIREEFVKLHQFLREEEDARLAALREEEKEKGMLIEKGMDSIDEQISSLTNAIKAVKEDLNKGSENFLVNYKQRRAQLDLPDPQLVSGALIDIAKHLGNLQFQVWEQMQAIVKHSPIILDPNTAPSTMTLSDDLTSVRHTAVEKQHFPDNPERFTRWAKVIGSTGFMKGSEHSWEVEVGDQPEWNLGVAAESVDRKGEDLLASPEYGIWAILKRGRKYTNGAGKTLTLKRIPQRIRVQLNYDRGEVAFYDPKDNTHIYTHKHRFTETVYPYISVWKMKDAINRDIHICPSEVSVTVKSNQ, encoded by the coding sequence ATGGCAGCATCTGTCTCTGAATTGTTGCTGACCATTCTGGAGAAACTGAACaacaaagagatggagagatttaACTGGGAGCTGTGCAATAGCAATCTGAAAGATTTTCCTAACATTTCAAAGGCTCATCTGGAGAATGTCACAAGGCATGCCACTGTGGATAGGATGGTGGAGACCTACTGCGATGAGGGAGCTGTGAACGTCACAATCATGATCCTAAGCAACATGAACCGTAACAAACTTGCTATGTCTTTAAAGAGAGATCTTCCAGAAGAGGAATCAACACAGAAAAAAAGAAGGGAAGAGGGGAAATCGGTGAGTGGACGACCTGAGGACGACCTGAGATCTGACTTAACACGTCTGGAAGAAAAGCTGGAGAAATGTATAAATGCCCGAGAGAGCTACAATAGCATGACTCAGCACACCAAGGACCAGGAGGTGGACACAACGAGGAGGATCAGGGAAGAGTTTGTGAAGCTCCACCAGTtcctgagagaggaagaggatgccagactggctgctctgagggaggaggagaaagaaaagGGAATGTTAATTGAGAAAGgcatggacagtattgatgagCAGATCTCCTCTCTCACAAATGCCATTAAGGCTGTGAAAGAGGACCTGAACAAAGGCAGTGAAAACTTCCTTGTGAATTACAAGCAGAGAAGAGCCCAACTTGATCTTCCGGATCCACAGCTCGTCTCCGGAGCGCTGATCGACATCGCCAAACACCTGGGAAACCTGCAGTTCCAAGTCTGGGAGCAGATGCAGGCGATAGTCAAACACTCGCCCATAATTTTGGACCCCAACACGGCTCCCTCTACTATGACTTTGTCTGATGACCTCACCAGCGTGCGACACACAGCCGTAGAGAAGCAGCATTTTCCGGACAACCCAGAGCGGTTCACGCGGTGGGCAAAGGTCATTGGCTCCACAGGCTTTATGAAGGGTTCAGAGCATAgctgggaggtggaggtgggcgACCAACCTGAGTGGAATCTAGGCGTGGCTGCAGAGTCCGTCGATCGGAAGGGAGAAGATCTTCTTGCGTCACCAGAATACGGAATCTGGGCTATACTGAAAAGGGGGCGCAAGTATACAAATGGAGCTGGTAAAACGCTCACTCTGAAGAGGATACCCCAGAGGATCAGAGTTCAGCTGAACTACGACAGGGGGGAAGTGGCTTTCTATGACCCCAaagacaatacacacatctacactCATAAACATAGGTTTACTGAGACGGTCTACCCATACATCTCTGTTTGGAAGATGAAAGACGCCATCAACCGTGATATACATATCTGCCCATCAGAGGTGTCTGTGACAGTAAAATCAAATCAATGA